The following nucleotide sequence is from Capsicum annuum cultivar UCD-10X-F1 unplaced genomic scaffold, UCD10Xv1.1 ctg2838, whole genome shotgun sequence.
TTGTaatcatgatttttttataaCAATGGTGTCTGAACCAGCTTGTGTGCACCACAACTATTCAATTATGATTTATATCTTTGCAATTTAACTTTATTATAAGAGGTGTCTGGCAAGTGTTTTCCCTCCTTTTCACACTAGCACATGGAAGTAGAATTTTGGCAATGCATTTGAACACAACCATGTGTGGCAAAATGGTTTTAAAAAATGGTTATCTATCCAATCCAACCCATTTTAGATGGGTTGGAAATCCAATCTGTTCAAAATAGGTATAAAATGGGTCAACCCATATTATCCACTCAAAATGTGGGTAATGTATTGGATAAAATTGGTAAATAAACCCTAAAACTCTACTATCCAATTTGCAGAAAAGAACGCACCAGCGATTCAAAATGGCTACGCGAGGTATGCCTCTTCCTCCTTCCAACATCACCCAAGTTCTGTATACTTCTCCGGTGAGTCCCTTGCTCTATTTCTATCGCTCtccctctttttctctttttctgttTTTCTTCTCAATCTATTCTGATTGATTTCTGATTTTTATACTCTGTTACTGGGGAATGGGGATGATAGTGGTGACAGGGTGGTTGGGTTTTACTCTCTGTTTGTTCTTAATTCTGTTCATGAACTACTATCCATGTGCTCCATTTTCTACTTCCATTTCAGAGTGTTGAATATTTTGAATATGTAATTGTTGGGTTGGGTGGAGATATCATCGAAGCTAATGCTGATTCTTGCGAACAAAGTGCTTCAACTACTTTAAAATGAGGCAAGAGGAAAACATCTACTGTCTTGGGACTCTTTTGTTAGGTCGAAACCTGATAAATCTAGTGATGGAAAGTTTAAAGTCCAATGTACATTGTGTAAACAAGATTACATGTTGGCCCCTACAtctggaacatcaaatttgaaGCGTCATTTGACGAAAGATTCTATACATACGGGGAAAGGGAAAGAGTCTCAAAGTGAACCAATAGATCAAAAAACTTATCGAAAAAAAATTCCAATGGCCATATATAGGAATAATTATCCTTTCAAATTTGTAGAACATAAAGGCATCAAGGACATACATTCATATCTAAATCCACTAGTGGAACATATATCAAGAAACACAACCAAGTCAGATATCTTGAATATGTATGCAAGGGAAAAAAAACTTCTAAAAGTCGAGCTTGCAATGATTGCAATGATAGCTAGTAGAATGTGTTTGACATCTAACATGTGAAGTTCATTAGTATTGAATGACTGTGTTAATAGCTCATTATGTGGACTTAAATTGGGTTTTTCAAAAGAGTGTTGATTTTTCGACGTGTTCCTCCTCCACATATTTAGGTCATTTAttaattgattttcttaaagaatggggaattaaaatgaaaatttatacCCTCACTTTAGATAATGCTACTTCTAATAACGGTGTTGTGGATAATTTGAAGAATCAATTTTCTTTGATGCGTTCACTAGTTTGTGAAGGAAAGTTTCTTCATGTTCTTTGTGGAAATCACATTCTTAACTTAATTGTTAAAGCGGGTTCAAGGTTGGTGCGGCTATTGGGAAAATGAGAGAAGGTATTACGTATATCAAGAATTCTGAAACAAGACTAGTGAAATCTGTGGAGTGCCTTAGTAACCTTGGTTTGCCATGTTCTAAAAAGTTGCGCCAAGATATGCCTATTCGGTGGAATTCCACCTATCAAATGATTGAGAGTGCTCCTGCATATCAACAAGCATATAATCATTATGACTTGATTGACCCTTATTTTAAACATGGTCTTCTTGAAAATGAATGGAAAAAGGTTGAGACTGTGGCTATATTTTTAAGGTCATTTTATGATATTACAACTTTGTTTTCCAGAAGCAAGTACCCCACGGCAAATTTGTATCTTTCGAATGTATGGAGAATTGAAATGTTATTGGTagaaccaaaaaaaaagtaaagattcTATGATGTGTGAAATGGTCACTTCTATGTTCAGGAAGTTTAAGAAATACTGGAAGTCATATAGCATTATTTTGTCCATAGTTATGGTCCTTGACCCTCGACATAGCTGAATTTTGTTAAGTTTTGCTTTTCAAAACTTAATTTTGATGCCACTGAAGAAAAAGTTTCGAAGATAATATTAAAATGTTGTTCAGAGAGTACTTGGTACCTTCTACAACCTTGTTATCAGAGGAACGTATTTGTGGTGGTGATATAAATGATACAAGGGATTCATTTGATGCAATTGAGGAGTTTAATGTGTTTCAGAGTCAGTTGGTCAAGTACTGGAAAAACACAACTAGACTTGTATTTGGAGGTAGCTAATCTTGACCGTAGAACAAATTTGAATCTAGATGTACTTGGGTTTTGGAAGGATAATAGGCTAAGGTATCCTGAACTTTCATTAATAGCACGGGATGTCTTAAGTGTTCCTATCACAACAGTAGCCTCAGAATATGCTTTAAGCATTGGAGTCGGGTTATTGGAAAGTTCTGAAGTTCAATTCTTCCCACATATCTTATGGTGTTACTGTGTACTAGCGATTGGATTTCTGGCCAAGGTATATTAATCTTATAATATTGATTTGTCTCCTATTCTTAATACCTA
It contains:
- the LOC107842398 gene encoding uncharacterized protein LOC107842398 isoform X1 codes for the protein MIQGIHLMQLRSLMCFRVSWSSTGKTQLDLYLEVANLDRRTNLNLDVLGFWKDNRLRYPELSLIARDVLSVPITTVASEYALSIGVGLLESSEVQFFPHILWCYCVLAIGFLAKNVLDLDGSGSGSNSDEDEIVVDLQPYLEKLKDLVLHVILHNKWKECIVFFLEGAVFDELVSSMLVQLLRTVVADLLVQQQDFKSNRQWFRQN